In Edaphobacter paludis, a single window of DNA contains:
- a CDS encoding electron transfer flavoprotein subunit alpha/FixB family protein, which produces MSSVLVLMEQRGGIWNRMSFEALAAGQQLAAKLGIECSAAVLGENLDTLASELTGKNLAKVFAVQYELLKTYTSDGYVVVLEQLLKHAAPAYVLMPHTYQVRDFAPALATRFKQVLISDVIAIHDGPIFVRQLLQGKLNADYKHSSAGPCFLSVQAGTFRAEAIEAGTATLENFTPQLEASQIRSTPGEPFREAAQTIDLSAAPVIVSVGRGIGEQENIAIIEELASALGAELAASRPICDNGWLPMERQVGSSGQTVSPKLYLAVGISGAIQHLVGMKGSKTVIAINKDENAPIFEVADYGVVGDLFEIVPALTKAVLAAKS; this is translated from the coding sequence TTGAGCAGCGTTCTCGTATTGATGGAGCAGCGCGGTGGCATCTGGAACCGCATGAGCTTTGAAGCTCTGGCAGCAGGCCAGCAACTGGCGGCGAAGCTCGGCATCGAGTGTTCGGCTGCGGTCCTCGGCGAAAACCTTGATACCCTTGCCTCTGAGTTGACCGGAAAAAATCTGGCAAAGGTCTTCGCCGTTCAGTATGAACTCCTGAAGACCTACACCTCGGATGGCTACGTCGTCGTGCTCGAACAATTACTAAAGCACGCCGCCCCAGCTTACGTGCTTATGCCGCATACCTATCAGGTGCGCGACTTCGCTCCCGCGCTGGCAACTCGTTTCAAGCAGGTGCTCATCAGCGATGTCATCGCCATCCACGATGGTCCGATATTTGTGCGCCAGTTGCTGCAAGGCAAGTTGAACGCAGACTACAAGCACTCGAGCGCAGGCCCCTGCTTCCTGTCAGTGCAGGCCGGAACCTTCCGCGCCGAGGCCATCGAAGCCGGAACGGCAACCCTCGAAAACTTCACGCCACAACTCGAAGCCAGCCAGATTCGCAGCACACCCGGCGAGCCATTCCGCGAAGCAGCCCAGACCATCGATCTCAGTGCCGCACCCGTCATCGTCTCCGTCGGTCGCGGCATCGGCGAGCAGGAGAACATCGCCATCATCGAAGAGCTTGCCTCAGCACTCGGGGCGGAACTCGCCGCATCGCGTCCCATCTGCGACAACGGCTGGCTGCCGATGGAGCGGCAGGTCGGTAGCTCCGGCCAGACCGTCTCGCCCAAACTCTATCTTGCCGTCGGAATCTCCGGCGCCATCCAGCATCTCGTTGGGATGAAAGGCTCAAAAACCGTAATCGCAATCAATAAAGACGAGAATGCGCCCATCTTCGAGGTCGCCGACTACGGCGTCGTAGGAGACCTCTTCGAGATCGTCCCAGCCCTGACCAAAGCGGTGCTTGCGGCAAAGAGTTAA
- a CDS encoding SIMPL domain-containing protein — MKVFHAVALCTVAVAVSVSAFAQTIQVSKENRTISVTATDKVTVMADIATVHVGFIAYGPSSDAAYAAGSRTSNAIVKALTGAGIPSESIQSENQSVAPVQNYEVEKLSDAEKAQRKFQVTQSWTVRTNANEAAKVLDLAVKAGANQSGQIDWSFKDENAPEAEAAAKALKHARTQAEQMAQSLNAKLGVLLYASNEVQPSLIRPMMRAMAAPMGMEKVQPLAINPREIEKSATVTAVFAIE; from the coding sequence ATGAAGGTCTTCCACGCCGTCGCACTTTGCACTGTTGCTGTAGCCGTCTCCGTCTCCGCTTTTGCGCAGACGATTCAGGTCAGCAAGGAAAATCGCACAATCTCCGTTACCGCGACGGATAAGGTGACGGTCATGGCGGATATCGCCACCGTTCATGTCGGATTTATCGCCTATGGCCCCAGCAGCGATGCCGCCTACGCCGCCGGATCGCGCACCTCGAATGCCATTGTCAAGGCTCTTACTGGGGCTGGTATCCCGTCCGAGTCGATCCAGAGCGAGAACCAGTCGGTTGCTCCGGTCCAGAATTATGAGGTGGAAAAGCTGAGCGACGCCGAGAAGGCGCAGCGCAAGTTCCAGGTGACGCAGAGCTGGACAGTCCGTACGAATGCCAATGAGGCGGCGAAGGTGCTTGATCTCGCCGTCAAGGCCGGTGCCAACCAGAGCGGCCAGATTGACTGGAGCTTCAAGGACGAGAACGCTCCCGAGGCTGAGGCAGCCGCCAAGGCCTTGAAGCACGCGCGCACGCAGGCCGAACAGATGGCGCAGAGTCTCAATGCCAAACTAGGGGTGCTGCTCTATGCCAGTAACGAGGTGCAGCCCTCACTGATTCGCCCGATGATGCGCGCCATGGCTGCGCCGATGGGGATGGAGAAGGTTCAGCCACTGGCTATCAATCCCCGCGAGATTGAAAAGTCTGCCACCGTCACCGCCGTTTTCGCCATCGAATAG
- a CDS encoding electron transfer flavoprotein subunit beta/FixA family protein, whose amino-acid sequence MKILVAIKQVPERDAPISIAANGKWIDEGGLSYTINEPDAYALEEALQLKEKTGGEVVVLCAGPERVTSTLREALAKGADRAIHIEADDLGERDTLGVAQLLADAAKAESPDLILTGLQSDDLGLGQTGVVLAELLGMPHATIIMQVEVTGSSLKVKRELEDGWFQHVEMPLPALLTIQSGGNKLRYATLMGIKKAKTKETKTVQPAASISSKAVTLERVYLPEKQKQTEMLTGTPAEVATKLVEKLKFEVRVI is encoded by the coding sequence ATGAAGATACTCGTAGCGATAAAGCAGGTGCCGGAACGCGATGCCCCCATTAGTATTGCAGCGAACGGCAAGTGGATTGACGAGGGCGGCTTGAGCTACACCATCAACGAGCCTGATGCCTACGCACTTGAAGAAGCATTGCAGCTAAAAGAAAAAACCGGCGGCGAGGTGGTCGTACTCTGCGCCGGTCCGGAGCGCGTCACCAGCACACTCCGCGAAGCGCTGGCCAAAGGTGCCGACCGCGCCATCCACATCGAAGCCGACGACCTCGGCGAGCGCGACACGCTGGGGGTCGCCCAGTTACTCGCAGATGCGGCCAAAGCCGAATCCCCTGATTTGATACTGACAGGGTTACAATCTGACGATCTCGGCCTCGGCCAGACAGGCGTGGTCCTCGCCGAACTCTTGGGTATGCCTCACGCGACCATCATCATGCAGGTCGAAGTCACCGGCTCCAGCCTTAAGGTAAAGCGCGAACTCGAAGATGGCTGGTTTCAGCACGTCGAAATGCCTCTGCCCGCTCTGCTGACGATCCAATCCGGAGGCAACAAACTGCGCTACGCCACGCTGATGGGCATCAAAAAGGCAAAGACAAAAGAGACCAAAACGGTCCAGCCCGCAGCTTCCATATCGTCTAAGGCAGTTACTTTAGAACGCGTCTATCTTCCGGAGAAACAAAAGCAAACAGAGATGCTGACCGGGACTCCCGCCGAAGTAGCAACCAAACTGGTAGAGAAATTGAAGTTCGAAGTGAGGGTGATTTGA
- a CDS encoding acyltransferase, which yields MTIHAYRELKPTPEAEATYLRWLSQLNEEFTRCQSIDRRSEIVRDELHQIYLGRIYGGRKQTTLTIELASSVLAESFDPRNATLEPEYYGDVDPAQYAPRKPLIWFWQMFDRSPLGLNHWLGFRFRCMLGRHIFKHVGKHVKIFHNVEFTFGYNLTIEDNCTIHKNVMLDDRGGIILHEGTSVADYANIYSHTHDINMQADVTNKPTELGPRARVTYHGTVLAGSNVGEDAMLGAMAVATRDVPAASVSVGIPAHVKRQKAKPPIS from the coding sequence ATGACGATTCACGCGTACCGCGAACTCAAACCTACTCCTGAAGCGGAGGCCACCTACCTCCGTTGGCTTTCACAGCTTAACGAAGAGTTCACTCGCTGCCAATCCATTGACCGTCGCTCCGAGATCGTTCGCGACGAACTTCACCAGATTTATCTCGGCCGAATTTATGGCGGACGTAAACAGACCACTCTTACGATCGAGCTAGCGTCGAGCGTACTGGCTGAGTCCTTCGATCCGCGCAACGCTACGCTTGAGCCTGAGTATTATGGGGACGTCGACCCGGCGCAGTATGCACCGCGCAAGCCGCTGATCTGGTTCTGGCAGATGTTCGACCGCTCGCCGTTGGGGCTGAATCACTGGCTGGGATTCCGCTTTCGCTGCATGCTGGGGCGACATATTTTTAAGCATGTCGGCAAGCATGTGAAGATCTTCCACAATGTCGAGTTCACCTTTGGTTACAACCTGACCATCGAAGACAACTGCACGATCCACAAGAATGTCATGCTCGACGATCGGGGCGGCATCATTCTGCATGAAGGCACCAGTGTTGCAGATTATGCCAATATCTACAGCCATACGCATGACATCAACATGCAGGCGGATGTGACGAATAAGCCTACGGAGCTTGGTCCGCGGGCGCGTGTTACCTACCATGGCACGGTACTGGCGGGCTCGAATGTTGGCGAAGATGCCATGCTGGGCGCGATGGCTGTCGCTACCCGTGACGTGCCTGCGGCGAGCGTCTCGGTGGGGATTCCTGCCCATGTGAAGCGCCAGAAGGCCAAGCCTCCGATAAGCTAG
- the moaA gene encoding GTP 3',8-cyclase MoaA — MADPMSYTTIDDAATTVLERTEADRDGAPQQAQGRLRDKFGRAITDLRVSVTDRCNYKCVYCRTGNEGAQYTELAIADYLRMVERFVSLGVEKVRLTGGEPLLRHGLVEMVSELAKMRTAYLPDGTPTETGHPLDIALTTNGHLLEDLAKPLKDAGLNRITVSMDAVDAATFSAITRVPRSFDRVMAGIRQAKTVGLGPVKVNCVLLRGFNDGQIEQFADFSRREGIIVRFIEFMPLEEDRSWKPETVIPMDEVITRLSAYRPLVELPPNAASETAKRFTFDDGLGEIGIIAPVSRPFCGHCSRVRLTSDGKIRTCLFSQSDHDLYGEMVRGGTDQELDAYIRKVVMRKEARHHIGEPDFEKPSRNMVHIGG; from the coding sequence ATGGCTGACCCGATGTCCTATACAACGATTGACGATGCCGCTACCACCGTTCTGGAGCGGACTGAAGCTGACCGGGACGGTGCTCCTCAACAGGCGCAGGGCAGGCTGCGCGACAAGTTTGGCCGCGCCATCACCGATCTCCGCGTCTCGGTCACCGATCGCTGCAACTACAAATGCGTCTACTGCCGCACCGGCAACGAAGGCGCGCAATATACCGAGCTTGCCATCGCTGATTACCTGCGCATGGTCGAGCGCTTCGTCTCACTCGGCGTGGAAAAGGTACGTCTGACCGGTGGCGAACCGCTTCTGCGTCATGGCCTGGTCGAGATGGTCAGTGAGCTAGCAAAAATGCGCACAGCTTATCTACCGGACGGCACGCCAACCGAAACTGGCCATCCACTCGATATCGCGCTCACCACCAACGGCCATCTGCTGGAGGATCTGGCAAAGCCGCTGAAAGACGCTGGGCTCAATCGCATCACCGTCAGCATGGACGCCGTGGACGCGGCGACCTTTTCCGCCATCACACGCGTCCCCCGCAGCTTCGACCGAGTCATGGCAGGCATTCGACAAGCAAAAACTGTTGGCCTCGGACCCGTCAAGGTAAACTGCGTCCTCCTTCGCGGGTTCAACGATGGACAGATTGAGCAGTTCGCAGACTTCTCGCGTCGCGAAGGCATCATCGTGCGCTTCATCGAATTCATGCCGCTTGAGGAAGACCGCAGTTGGAAGCCCGAGACCGTCATCCCCATGGATGAGGTTATTACCCGGCTCAGCGCTTACCGCCCGCTGGTAGAACTTCCGCCGAATGCCGCAAGTGAGACCGCAAAGCGGTTTACCTTCGACGACGGACTCGGCGAGATCGGTATCATCGCGCCCGTATCGCGGCCCTTCTGCGGACACTGCAGCAGGGTACGACTTACATCCGATGGGAAGATACGCACCTGCCTGTTTTCGCAGAGCGACCACGATCTTTATGGAGAAATGGTCCGAGGTGGAACCGATCAGGAACTCGATGCGTATATTCGCAAAGTGGTGATGCGGAAAGAGGCACGTCATCACATCGGCGAACCAGACTTCGAGAAACCTTCTCGAAACATGGTTCATATTGGCGGATGA
- a CDS encoding (Fe-S)-binding protein: MVAVACVATVGVRSMGAASIPGIHLSATLAEPVHFSEIEVALFLIATAISVALFFWRFGPILRTIYRSKKDTDFSLHPIARRIGDFAWEVLCQGKVIRQRPLPGLAHAFVFWGFLAFALVSLNHIANAVGLGFLSPTSYIGNFYFIFAAIWALLVAVSITALFVRRFFVRPIWLGKKLSYESGVIAFLIFLLMVSYLGAFFVDASGTAIKILWWTHTLTLLVFLPLIPHTKHLHLVISPFTIFLKRDGFSKIPPLNGDEDFGLVAGKDVTQLISLQVYSCVECGRCTEHCPASNTGKVLNPKEIILGTRSYLNEFGPASETPLLTDARVESPDNPAAKYMSMEAAFECTTCGSCEYQCPVGIQHLPIIIGLRRGATNTGEWEDTHGTKLFLALEKQGNALGLSAMERDKFIQKQAFPIFDGTQKYCLWLGCMGGYDPKGREIIADFARVMQHLGTTFGVLKKEKCTGDPARRLGNDLLFQTMAEFGLKAFETAKVQKIVAICPHCVRTISNDWREYGIAPEIEHHSEFMARHKDRLPQQNSGESIVYHDPCYLGRYREVYEEPRKIVSMAGKLVEAPRSHERSFCCGAGGGLAFLGEESGERVSHVRAAELAGTGAQIVGTACPFCNTMFRDALSAMGETPPQLLDIAQLTARALPASEIKTGVQ; the protein is encoded by the coding sequence ATGGTTGCTGTAGCATGCGTAGCGACGGTGGGTGTCCGCTCGATGGGCGCAGCTTCCATTCCCGGAATCCATCTCTCCGCAACCCTGGCCGAGCCGGTGCACTTCTCAGAGATTGAAGTCGCCCTTTTTCTCATCGCCACTGCGATTTCAGTAGCACTTTTCTTCTGGCGTTTTGGGCCCATTCTTCGGACGATCTACCGCTCAAAAAAAGATACTGACTTCTCTCTTCACCCAATCGCCCGAAGAATAGGCGACTTCGCATGGGAAGTCCTCTGCCAGGGGAAGGTCATCCGCCAGCGCCCCCTCCCCGGACTGGCGCACGCCTTCGTCTTCTGGGGATTTCTGGCGTTTGCCCTGGTAAGCCTAAACCACATCGCCAACGCCGTCGGCCTGGGCTTCCTTAGCCCCACCAGCTACATCGGCAACTTCTACTTCATCTTTGCGGCAATCTGGGCGCTGCTGGTCGCAGTCTCGATCACCGCTCTGTTTGTGCGGCGTTTTTTTGTGCGCCCCATCTGGCTAGGCAAAAAGCTCTCCTATGAATCAGGCGTAATCGCCTTCCTGATCTTCCTTCTGATGGTCAGCTATCTCGGCGCATTCTTTGTCGACGCCAGCGGAACAGCAATAAAGATTCTATGGTGGACTCACACCCTTACACTGCTGGTCTTCCTGCCGCTGATTCCTCACACCAAGCACCTTCATCTGGTCATCAGCCCGTTTACGATCTTTCTGAAACGCGATGGCTTCTCCAAGATCCCTCCACTTAACGGCGATGAAGACTTCGGCCTGGTCGCCGGCAAAGATGTGACCCAATTGATCTCGCTCCAGGTCTACAGTTGCGTTGAGTGCGGTCGCTGCACCGAGCACTGTCCCGCGTCCAACACTGGAAAGGTGCTGAACCCCAAGGAGATTATCCTCGGCACGCGTTCCTACCTGAACGAGTTCGGCCCAGCCTCCGAGACGCCATTATTGACGGATGCGCGGGTAGAATCTCCCGACAATCCGGCCGCAAAATATATGAGCATGGAAGCCGCCTTCGAGTGCACCACCTGCGGAAGTTGCGAGTACCAATGTCCCGTAGGCATTCAGCACTTACCCATCATCATCGGGCTGCGGCGCGGCGCAACCAACACCGGCGAGTGGGAAGACACGCACGGAACCAAACTTTTTCTGGCGCTTGAAAAACAAGGCAATGCTCTAGGCTTGAGCGCGATGGAGCGCGACAAATTCATCCAAAAGCAAGCGTTCCCCATCTTCGACGGAACCCAGAAGTATTGCCTCTGGCTCGGCTGCATGGGCGGATACGATCCCAAGGGCCGCGAGATTATCGCCGACTTCGCACGCGTCATGCAGCATCTCGGAACAACATTCGGCGTACTGAAAAAAGAAAAATGCACGGGCGATCCGGCGCGCCGCTTGGGCAATGATCTCCTGTTCCAGACAATGGCGGAGTTTGGATTGAAGGCATTCGAAACCGCAAAGGTTCAGAAGATCGTAGCCATCTGCCCCCATTGTGTCAGGACGATCTCGAACGACTGGCGCGAGTACGGCATCGCTCCCGAGATCGAGCATCACAGCGAATTCATGGCCCGCCATAAAGACCGCTTGCCTCAGCAGAACTCGGGCGAAAGCATCGTCTACCACGACCCCTGCTATCTTGGCCGCTATCGCGAGGTCTACGAAGAACCGCGCAAAATCGTGTCAATGGCGGGCAAGCTGGTCGAAGCCCCCCGCTCGCACGAGCGCAGCTTCTGCTGCGGCGCTGGCGGCGGACTTGCCTTCCTTGGTGAAGAGAGCGGCGAGCGCGTAAGTCACGTCCGCGCAGCCGAGCTTGCGGGTACTGGCGCGCAAATCGTGGGCACTGCCTGCCCCTTCTGCAATACCATGTTCCGCGATGCGCTTTCGGCAATGGGCGAAACTCCGCCGCAGTTGCTGGACATCGCGCAATTAACCGCCAGAGCTCTGCCGGCATCAGAGATTAAAACAGGAGTTCAATGA
- the trpS gene encoding tryptophan--tRNA ligase: MTENTSITPRGRVLSGMRPTGRLHLGNYMGALYNWVKLQHEYECYFFIADYHALTTDYADTSNLKQNIRDVALDFLSAGLDPGLCTIFIQSKVPAHFELNDLLGMITPLSWLERVPSYKDQQEQLKEKDLATFGFLGYPLLQSADILLYQPKYVPVGKDQEAHVEITREIARRFNSLYPGRFYLDANAAPWELDAVKTKARKIAKQPDKDDFNTHELVQAAHQTKLKSGYFVETILPEPEVLLTPSPKLPGTDGRKMSKSYKNTILLSDSEPEIRSKLKTMVTDPARIRREDPGNPDVCPVFDLHKVFSTEETQQKAREGCTTAGIGCIECKGWLADGVVKALAPIQERRRYFEANPAEVDAILADGATRAAARAAITMQQVRSVVGLE, translated from the coding sequence ATGACTGAAAATACATCGATTACTCCGCGCGGCCGCGTTTTGAGCGGTATGCGTCCCACGGGCCGGTTGCATCTCGGCAACTATATGGGTGCGCTCTATAACTGGGTGAAGCTCCAGCATGAATATGAGTGCTATTTCTTCATCGCGGATTATCACGCGCTAACGACTGACTATGCGGATACAAGCAATCTCAAGCAAAACATCCGCGATGTGGCCCTCGATTTCCTCTCTGCGGGGCTTGATCCGGGGCTTTGCACAATCTTTATTCAAAGCAAGGTTCCAGCTCATTTCGAGCTTAACGATTTGTTGGGGATGATCACACCGTTAAGTTGGCTCGAGCGCGTTCCCAGCTATAAGGATCAGCAGGAGCAGCTAAAAGAAAAGGACCTCGCTACTTTCGGCTTCCTTGGCTACCCGCTGCTGCAGTCCGCCGACATCCTTCTTTATCAGCCCAAGTATGTCCCCGTTGGTAAAGACCAAGAGGCACACGTTGAGATTACCCGCGAGATTGCGCGTCGTTTCAACTCGTTGTATCCGGGGCGTTTTTATCTTGATGCCAACGCGGCTCCCTGGGAGTTGGATGCTGTCAAAACGAAGGCGCGGAAGATCGCGAAACAGCCCGATAAAGACGATTTCAACACTCATGAACTGGTTCAGGCAGCACATCAAACAAAGCTCAAATCGGGGTACTTTGTTGAGACTATTCTTCCCGAGCCTGAAGTCCTGTTGACGCCCTCGCCCAAGCTGCCTGGCACCGATGGCCGCAAGATGTCGAAGAGCTATAAGAACACGATTCTGCTCTCCGATTCGGAGCCGGAGATTCGGTCGAAGCTGAAGACAATGGTCACCGATCCGGCCCGGATTCGCCGCGAAGACCCCGGCAATCCGGATGTTTGTCCGGTCTTCGATCTGCATAAGGTCTTTTCGACAGAAGAGACCCAGCAGAAGGCGCGTGAAGGCTGCACAACTGCTGGAATAGGATGTATCGAGTGCAAGGGCTGGCTGGCCGATGGCGTAGTTAAGGCGCTGGCGCCTATACAGGAGCGCCGCCGTTATTTTGAGGCGAATCCCGCTGAGGTCGATGCGATTCTCGCGGACGGCGCTACAAGAGCAGCAGCACGTGCCGCAATAACGATGCAGCAGGTTCGCTCTGTGGTAGGTCTCGAATAA
- a CDS encoding segregation/condensation protein A, whose product MAEDILHPEGTSEQPHETEHAEAAVEQTVATPDTTTPDAAESHEPFELQPKPVPPAPPEPKRPSAAKEEASQSPFSVTVRHVYDGPLDLLLDLIRKQNIDIYDIPIARITSQFLDYTHQLKQTDVDAAGEFIYMASLLIHIKSKTLLPRDPSDVLGGDPEDPRRELVERLLEHERFKAAAQMLMQKQQIEEATWTNPGMREFKEAAGAEREIAADTVDLVRVFQDILSRLRERPVLNVDEESVTVAQMIDYVKRRLLMEEKPVSLRRLLHNTHTERALICMFLAMLELVRLQAVLLHQPMQEGDILIKKTDNFDAVFADQAQARDDWR is encoded by the coding sequence ATGGCTGAAGATATTCTCCATCCCGAAGGCACGTCTGAGCAGCCCCACGAGACAGAACATGCAGAGGCTGCGGTCGAGCAAACTGTTGCGACACCCGACACGACGACCCCTGATGCTGCAGAGTCGCATGAGCCTTTTGAGTTGCAGCCCAAGCCGGTTCCCCCCGCGCCGCCGGAGCCGAAGCGGCCTTCCGCGGCCAAGGAAGAGGCTTCGCAGTCGCCCTTTTCGGTTACCGTACGCCACGTCTACGATGGGCCGCTTGATCTGCTGCTGGACCTGATTCGCAAGCAGAATATCGATATTTACGACATTCCGATTGCGCGGATCACCAGCCAGTTTCTGGACTATACGCATCAGTTGAAGCAGACCGATGTAGATGCCGCAGGCGAGTTTATTTACATGGCCTCGCTGCTGATCCATATCAAGTCGAAGACACTGCTGCCGCGCGACCCCAGCGATGTGCTCGGCGGCGACCCGGAAGACCCGCGGCGTGAACTTGTGGAGCGGCTGCTGGAGCATGAGCGCTTTAAGGCGGCGGCGCAGATGCTGATGCAGAAGCAACAGATTGAAGAGGCCACTTGGACGAATCCGGGGATGCGCGAGTTCAAAGAGGCGGCCGGCGCCGAACGCGAGATTGCCGCCGATACCGTTGATCTGGTGCGCGTGTTCCAGGATATTTTGAGCCGTCTACGGGAGCGGCCAGTCCTGAATGTGGACGAGGAGTCCGTGACTGTCGCACAGATGATCGATTATGTGAAGCGGCGGCTCCTGATGGAAGAGAAGCCGGTGAGCCTACGGCGGCTGCTGCACAATACCCATACCGAGCGCGCGCTGATCTGCATGTTTCTGGCGATGCTGGAATTGGTGCGTCTACAGGCGGTGCTATTGCATCAGCCGATGCAGGAGGGCGACATCCTTATCAAGAAGACGGATAACTTCGATGCTGTCTTTGCCGATCAGGCGCAGGCCCGGGACGATTGGCGGTAG
- a CDS encoding site-2 protease family protein: MNQEVVLVLFQVVVLVLAFSVHECAHAWVAWKLGDPTGKMLGRVTLNPLKHLDPLGSVFMPLLALVYHWPLIGWAKPTPVTARNFKNYKRDDILVTLAGPASNLAMATVALLLLIILKHVIAGGISAVATAVALASNMKGISTANLPTLFPVALFLYFVILINLLLFIFNLIPIPPLDGSHILRHFLPYKAVQLYDRMGMIGLIVLFLIGGSFIFTLFFNPLLGTFNRLLFTL; encoded by the coding sequence ATGAATCAGGAAGTTGTGCTGGTGCTTTTTCAGGTTGTTGTACTTGTGCTTGCCTTCAGCGTCCATGAGTGCGCCCATGCGTGGGTTGCGTGGAAGCTGGGCGATCCGACGGGTAAAATGCTGGGGCGTGTCACGCTGAATCCGCTGAAACACCTTGATCCATTGGGTTCGGTGTTTATGCCGCTACTGGCGCTGGTCTACCATTGGCCGCTCATCGGATGGGCCAAGCCTACGCCAGTGACGGCGCGTAACTTCAAGAATTATAAGAGGGACGACATCCTGGTGACGCTTGCCGGGCCTGCCAGCAATCTGGCTATGGCTACGGTGGCGCTGCTGCTGCTCATTATTCTCAAGCATGTGATCGCAGGGGGGATATCGGCGGTGGCGACGGCGGTAGCGCTGGCTTCCAATATGAAAGGTATCTCCACAGCGAACCTTCCGACATTGTTCCCCGTGGCTCTGTTCCTTTATTTTGTGATCCTTATCAATCTGTTGCTGTTCATCTTTAACCTGATCCCAATTCCTCCTTTGGACGGAAGCCATATTTTGCGGCACTTTCTGCCCTACAAGGCGGTGCAACTCTATGACCGGATGGGCATGATTGGTTTGATTGTGCTGTTTCTGATTGGAGGGAGCTTTATCTTCACGTTGTTCTTCAACCCTCTGCTGGGGACTTTTAATCGGCTTCTTTTTACGCTTTGA
- a CDS encoding sensor domain-containing diguanylate cyclase, with the protein MRDKRKFEVIDGRQLDHLKVFHDVARSLTTSLELEEILGAIMDKMAQFFGPERWSMMMVDEATDELYCAIAVGQDAASLKGLRVAMGEGVAGWVAQTGNPLIVPNVVLDPQWSRFAAAHPELGIQSIACIPVRAGDKTLGVIQLLNSKLDLLSEYSISFLRILCDYAAIAIQNAKSVTLIHELTITDDVTGLFNARHLYTLLDEQVALGRVFSLMFMDLDRFKSVNDTHGHLIGSRLLAEAGGLLKRSIGPDNCAFRYGGDEFVVLFPGMSKSAATEAAITTYHDLQASRFLEGAGLSLRLSGSFGLATYPEDGNTVPTILRSADTMMYEAKSTRNNIAVMGRGLLMDRIAIAGVRDER; encoded by the coding sequence GTGAGAGACAAGCGGAAGTTTGAAGTTATCGACGGCCGGCAACTCGATCACCTCAAGGTGTTCCACGACGTCGCGCGTTCGTTAACAACCAGCCTCGAACTCGAAGAGATCCTCGGCGCCATCATGGACAAGATGGCCCAGTTCTTCGGACCGGAGCGATGGTCGATGATGATGGTCGACGAGGCAACCGACGAGTTGTACTGCGCCATCGCCGTCGGCCAGGATGCTGCGAGCCTCAAAGGGCTGCGCGTCGCCATGGGCGAGGGCGTCGCCGGATGGGTCGCCCAGACCGGCAATCCGCTGATTGTGCCGAATGTCGTGCTCGATCCGCAGTGGTCTAGGTTTGCAGCCGCCCATCCCGAACTGGGAATCCAGTCGATCGCCTGCATTCCTGTCCGCGCAGGGGACAAGACACTGGGCGTCATTCAATTGCTGAACAGCAAACTCGACCTGTTATCGGAGTATTCAATCTCGTTTCTGCGAATCCTCTGCGACTATGCCGCGATTGCGATCCAGAACGCGAAGTCGGTGACGTTGATTCACGAACTTACTATTACCGACGATGTTACCGGTCTCTTCAATGCGCGCCACCTGTACACCCTGCTCGACGAGCAGGTTGCACTTGGTAGAGTGTTCAGCCTCATGTTCATGGATCTCGACCGCTTTAAATCGGTCAACGATACGCACGGCCACCTCATTGGAAGCCGTTTGCTGGCCGAAGCCGGAGGCCTGTTGAAACGCTCCATCGGGCCGGATAACTGCGCCTTCCGCTACGGCGGAGATGAGTTTGTCGTGCTCTTTCCGGGCATGTCCAAATCGGCCGCCACCGAGGCAGCTATCACTACGTATCACGACCTTCAGGCCTCGCGCTTTCTCGAGGGCGCCGGACTTTCGCTCCGACTCTCCGGCAGCTTTGGGCTGGCCACCTATCCGGAAGATGGCAATACTGTGCCGACGATCCTGCGCTCCGCCGACACCATGATGTACGAGGCGAAATCGACCCGCAACAACATCGCCGTCATGGGCAGAGGCCTCCTGATGGATCGCATCGCCATCGCGGGCGTGCGCGACGAGCGCTAG
- a CDS encoding DUF2946 family protein has product MRTIAALCILMVTFMSAAQACHTHAETSSLKQTSQHNQPAPEDHCPVCMAMHSALPAAVHLAPAPTIEIEPLSAIASDTLQPFQWRFEMASRGPPAGQSSPSSI; this is encoded by the coding sequence ATGCGGACGATCGCGGCGCTGTGCATTCTGATGGTCACCTTTATGAGTGCGGCGCAGGCTTGCCACACTCATGCCGAGACCTCTTCGCTCAAGCAGACCTCGCAGCATAATCAGCCTGCGCCGGAAGATCATTGCCCGGTCTGCATGGCGATGCATTCTGCGTTACCGGCAGCGGTGCACCTGGCTCCAGCGCCGACCATCGAGATAGAACCCCTGAGCGCGATTGCATCCGATACGCTACAACCCTTCCAGTGGCGTTTCGAGATGGCCAGTCGCGGTCCTCCTGCCGGTCAAAGCAGTCCCTCCTCCATCTAA